One genomic window of Capsicum annuum cultivar UCD-10X-F1 unplaced genomic scaffold, UCD10Xv1.1 ctg68978, whole genome shotgun sequence includes the following:
- the LOC107854079 gene encoding calpain-type cysteine protease DEK1-like, whose product GDWVPVVVDDWIPCESPGKPAFSTSRKGNEMWVSLLEKAYAKLHGSYEALEGGLVQEALADLTGGAGEEIDMRSDEAQIDLVSGRLWSQLLHFKQEGFLLGAGSPLGSDVHISSSGIVQVREVDGHKLVQIRNPWANKVEWNGPWSDPSPAWTDRMKHKLEHVPQANGGIFWMSWQDFQILFRSIYVCRVYPLEMRYSIHGQWRGYSAGGCQDYDTWHQNPQYRLRASGPDASLPIHGVSFSRTTASFRNYQLSHDSMMFYIGMRILKTRGRRAAYNIYLHESVGGKDY is encoded by the exons GGTGACTGGGTCCCTGTTGTGGTAGATGATTGGATTCCATGCGAGTCACCTGGTAAACCAGCATTTTCCACCAGTAGGAAGGGTAATGAAATGTGGGTCTCCTTATTAGAAAAAGCTTATGCAAAGCTTCATGGCTCATATGAGGCATTAGAGGGTGGACTTGTACAAGAAGCTCTTGCAGACCTCACCGGAGGGGCTGGTGAGGAGATTGACATGAGAAGTGACGAGGCACAGATTGATCTGGTAAGTGGAAGACTCTGGTCTCAGCTGCTGCACTTCAAACAAGAGGGTTTCCTACTGGGTGCTGGAAGCCCTTTAGGTTCAGATGTGCATATATCTTCCAGTGGTATTGTCCAAG TACGAGAAGTTGATGGCCACAAGCTTGTTCAGATTCGGAATCCATGGGCAAATAAAGTTGAATGGAATGGTCCTTGGTCTGATCCATCACCTGCGTGGACCGACAGGATGAAACACAAGCTTGAACATGTCCCACAG GCAAACGGTGGAATATTTTGGATGTCTTGGCAAGATTTCCAAATACTTTTTAGGTCTATATATGTTTGTCGTGTCTACCCACTAGAGATGCGCTACTCAATCCATGGTCAATGGAGAGGCTACAGCGCTGGAGGCTGCCAGGATTATGACACATGGCATCAGAATCCCCAATATCGACTAAGAGCAAGTGGTCCTGATGCTTCCTTGCCCATTCAT GGtgtgagcttctcaaggactacaGCTAGTTTCAGGAATTATCAATTAAGCCATGATTCAATGATGTTCTATATTGGGATGAGGATACTGAAAACTCGTGGTAGACGTGCTGCATATAACATCTATTTGCATGAATCTGTTGGTGGGAAAGACTAT